In Procambarus clarkii isolate CNS0578487 chromosome 5, FALCON_Pclarkii_2.0, whole genome shotgun sequence, the following are encoded in one genomic region:
- the LOC123766100 gene encoding elastin-like → MLMHSAYGRPRRNIPGRGSESCCTPQARPGSQGVLGVPGRPGHPRVTQQWGDSGVSVLKVGDPGVSVLKVGDPGVSVLKVGDPGVSVLKVGDPGVSVLKVGDPGVSVLKVGDQGVSVLKVGDPGVSVLKVGDPGVSVLKVGDPGVSVLKVGDPGVSVLKVGDPGVSVLKVGDPGVSVLKVGDPGVSVLKVGDPGVSVLKVGDPGVSVLKVGDPGVSVLKVGDPGVSVLKVGDPGVSVLKVGDPGVSVLKVGDPGVSVLKVGDPGVSVLKVGDPGVSVLKVGDPGVSVLKVGDPGVSVLKVGDPGVSVLKVGDPGVSVLKVGDPGVSVLKVGDPGVSVLKVGDPGVSVLKVGDPGVSVLKVGDPGVSVLKVGDPGVSVLKVGDPGVSVLKVGDPGVSVLKVGDPGVSVLKVGDPGVSVLKVGDPGVSVLKVGDPGVSVLKVGDPGVSVLKVGDPGVSVLKVGDPGVSVLKVGDPGVSVLKVGDPGVSVLKVGDPGVSVLKVGDPGVSVLKVGDPGVSVLKVGDPGVSVLKVGDPGVSVLKVGDPGVSVLKVGDPGVSVLKVGDPGVSVLKVGDPGVSVLKVGDPGVSVLKVGDPGVSVLKVGDPGVSVLKVGDPGVSVLKVGDPGVSVLKVGDPGVSVLKVGDPGVSVLKVGDPGVSVLKVGDPGVSVLKVGDPGVSVLKVGDPGVSVLKVGDPGVSVLKVGDRYTW, encoded by the coding sequence ATGTTGATGCACTCAGCATACGGACGGCCTAGACGTAATATACCTGGGAGGGGCTCCGAGAGCTgttgtactccccaagcccggccagggTCCCAGGGTGTCTTGGGTGTCCCAGGGCGCCCAGGTCACCCCCGGGTCACCCAACAGTGGGGTGACTCGGGCGTGTCTGTGCTGAAGGTGGGTGACCCAGGCGTGTCTGTGCTGAAGGTGGGTGACCCGGGGGTGTCTGTGCTGAAGGTGGGTGACCCGGGGGTGTCTGTGCTGAAGGTGGGTGACCCGGGGGTGTCTGTACTGAAGGTGGGTGACCCGGGCGTGTCTGTGCTGAAGGTGGGTGACCAGGGCGTGTCTGTGCTGAAGGTGGGTGACCCGGGCGTGTCTGTGCTGAAGGTGGGTGACCCGGGGGTGTCTGTGCTCAAGGTGGGTGACCCGGGGGTGTCTGTACTGAAGGTGGGTGACCCGGGGGTGTCTGTACTGAAGGTGGGTGACCCGGGAGTGTCTGTGCTGAAGGTGGGTGACCCGGGGGTGTCTGTACTGAAGGTGGGTGACCCGGGGGTGTCTGTGCTGAAGGTGGGTGACCCGGGCGTGTCTGTGCTGAAGGTGGGTGACCCGGGGGTGTCTGTACTGAAGGTGGGTGACCCGGGCGTGTCTGTGCTCAAGGTGGGTGACCCGGGGGTGTCTGTACTGAAGGTGGGTGACCCGGGGGTGTCTGTACTGAAGGTGGGTGACCCGGGGGTGTCTGTACTGAAGGTGGGTGACCCGGGGGTGTCTGTACTGAAGGTGGGTGACCCGGGCGTGTCTGTGCTCAAGGTGGGTGACCCGGGGGTGTCTGTACTGAAGGTGGGTGACCCGGGGGTGTCTGTACTGAAGGTGGGTGACCCGGGGGTGTCTGTACTGAAGGTGGGTGACCCGGGGGTGTCTGTACTGAAGGTGGGTGACCCGGGGGTGTCTGTGCTGAAGGTGGGTGACCCGGGGGTGTCTGTGCTGAAGGTGGGTGACCCGGGGGTGTCTGTGCTGAAGGTGGGTGACCCGGGCGTGTCTGTACTGAAGGTGGGTGACCCGGGGGTGTCTGTGCTGAAGGTGGGTGACCCGGGGGTGTCTGTGCTGAAGGTGGGTGACCCGGGGGTGTCTGTACTGAAGGTGGGTGACCCGGGGGTGTCTGTGCTGAAGGTGGGTGACCCGGGCGTGTCTGTACTGAAGGTGGGTGACCCGGGGGTGTCTGTGCTGAAGGTGGGTGACCCGGGGGTGTCTGTGCTGAAGGTGGGTGACCCGGGCGTGTCTGTGCTGAAGGTGGGTGACCCGGGGGTGTCTGTACTGAAGGTGGGTGACCCGGGCGTGTCTGTACTGAAGGTGGGTGACCCGGGGGTGTCTGTGCTGAAGGTGGGTGACCCGGGCGTGTCTGTGCTGAAGGTGGGTGACCCGGGCGTGTCTGTGCTGAAGGTGGGTGACCCGGGGGTGTCTGTACTGAAGGTGGGTGACCCGGGCGTGTCTGTGCTCAAGGTGGGTGACCCGGGGGTGTCTGTACTGAAGGTGGGTGACCCGGGGGTGTCTGTACTGAAGGTGGGTGACCCGGGGGTGTCTGTACTGAAGGTGGGTGACCCGGGGGTGTCTGTACTGAAGGTGGGTGACCCGGGGGTGTCTGTGCTGAAGGTGGGTGACCCGGGGGTGTCTGTGCTGAAGGTGGGTGACCCGGGGGTGTCTGTGCTGAAGGTGGGTGACCCGGGCGTGTCTGTACTGAAGGTGGGTGACCCGGGGGTGTCTGTGCTGAAGGTGGGTGACCCGGGGGTGTCTGTGCTGAAGGTGGGTGACCCGGGGGTGTCTGTACTGAAGGTGGGTGACCCGGGGGTGTCTGTGCTGAAGGTGGGTGACCCGGGCGTGTCTGTACTGAAGGTGGGTGACCCGGGGGTGTCTGTGCTGAAGGTGGGTGACCCGGGCGTGTCTGTGCTGAAGGTGGGTGACCCGGGGGTGTCTGTACTGAAGGTGGGTGACCCGGGCGTGTCTGTACTGAAGGTGGGTGACCCGGGGGTGTCTGTGCTGAAGGTGGGTGACCCGGGCGTGTCTGTACTGAAGGTGGGTGACCCGGGCGTGTCTGTGCTGAAGGTGGGTGACCGCTATACCTGGTGA
- the LOC138351649 gene encoding dynein heavy chain-like, with protein sequence MAQDQSECSCSYFECSCSFALSAHVLTLSVRVLALSVRVLTLSVRVLALSAHVLTLSVRVLALSAHVLTLSVRVLTLSVRVLALSAHVLSLSVRVLTLSVRVLNLSVRVLNLSVRVLNLSVCVLNLSVRVLNLSVRVLTLSVRVLNLSVRVLNLSVRVLNLSVRVLNPSVRVLNLSVRVLNLSVRVLNLSVRVLTLSVRVLTLSVRVLTLSVRVLNLSVRVLNLSVRVLTLSVHVLNLSVRVLALSVRVLNLSVRVLALSVRVLNLSVRVLALSVRVLALSVRVLALSVRVLTLSVRVLALSVRVLALSVRVLTLNSATQNKKFQ encoded by the exons TCTGAGTGTTCGTGTTCTTACTTTGAGTGTTCGTGTTCTTTTGCTCTGAGTGCTCATGTTCTTACTCTGAGTGTTCGTGTTCTTGCTCTGAGTGTTCGTGTTCTTACTCTGAGTGTTCGTGTTCTTGCTCTGAGTGCTCATGTTCTTACTCTGAGTGTTCGTGTTCTTGCTCTGAGTGCTCATGTTCTTACTCTGAGTGTTCGTGTTCTTACTCTGAGTGTTCGTGTTCTTGCTCTGAGTGCTCATGTTCTTAGTCTGAGTGTTCGTGTTCTTACTCTGAGTGTTCGTGTTCTTAATCTGAGTGTTCGTGTTCTTAATCTGAGTGTTCGTGTTCTTAATCTGAGTGTTTGTGTTCTTAATCTGAGTGTTCGTGTTCTTAATCTGAGTGTTCGTGTTCTTACTCTGAGTGTTCGTGTTCTTAATCTGAGTGTTCGTGTTCTTAATCTGAGTGTTCGTGTTCTTAATCTAAGTGTTCGTGTTCTTAATCCGAGTGTTCGTGTTCTTAATTTGAGTGTTCGTGTTCTTAATCTGAGTGTTCGTGTTCTTAATCTGAGTGTTCGTGTTCTTACTCTGAGTGTTCGTGTTCTTACTCTGAGTGTTCGTGTTCTTACTCTGAGTGTTCGTGTTCTTAATCTGAGTGTTCGTGTTCTTAATCTGAGTGTTCGTGTTCTTACTCTGAGTGTTCATGTTCTTAATCTGAGTGTTCGTGTTCTTGCTCTGAGTGTTCGTGTTCTTAATCTGAGTGTTCGTGTTCTTGCTCTGAGTGTTCGTGTTCTTAATCTGAGTGTTCGTGTTCTTGCTCTGAGTGTTCGTGTTCTTGCTCTGAGTGTTCGTGTTCTTGCTCTGAGTGTTCGTGTTCTTACTCTGAGTGTTCGTGTTCTTGCTCTGAGTGTTCGTGTTCTTGCTCTGAGTGTTCGTGTTCTTACTCTGA attcagctactcagaacaagaagttccagtag